From the genome of Variovorax sp. RA8, one region includes:
- the argF gene encoding ornithine carbamoyltransferase, whose translation MSAARPPEGARTAAAGEGSPKNSVPALRHYLQFSDFTADEYAYVFARAALIKKKFKAYEKHQPLTDRTLAMIFEKASTRTRVSFEAGMYQLGGSVVHLTTGDSQLGRAEPIEDSAKVISRMVDLVMIRTYEQTKIEAFATHSRVPVINGLTNEFHPCQILADIFTYIEHRGSIKGRTVAWVGDGNNMANTWLQASEILGFKVHVSTPSGYEVDQSIAGIRSADSYQVFKDPMEACRGADLVTTDVWTSMGYEAENEARRAAFADWCVDEEMMRAAQPDALFMHCLPAHRGEEVQAEVIDGPQSVVWDEAENRLHAQKALMEFLLLGRQAG comes from the coding sequence ATGAGCGCCGCCCGGCCGCCCGAAGGCGCTCGCACCGCAGCCGCAGGCGAAGGTTCTCCAAAGAACTCGGTCCCGGCGTTGCGCCACTACCTCCAGTTCTCGGACTTCACCGCCGACGAGTACGCCTACGTCTTCGCACGCGCCGCTCTGATCAAGAAGAAGTTCAAGGCCTACGAGAAGCACCAGCCGCTCACCGACCGCACCCTGGCCATGATTTTCGAGAAAGCCTCGACGCGCACCCGCGTGAGCTTCGAGGCCGGCATGTACCAGCTCGGCGGCAGCGTGGTGCACCTGACCACCGGCGACAGCCAGTTGGGCCGCGCCGAGCCGATCGAGGACAGCGCCAAGGTCATCAGCCGCATGGTCGACCTGGTGATGATCCGCACCTACGAGCAGACTAAGATCGAGGCCTTCGCCACGCACTCGCGCGTGCCGGTGATCAACGGCCTGACCAACGAGTTCCACCCCTGCCAGATCCTGGCCGACATCTTCACCTACATCGAGCACCGCGGCTCGATCAAGGGAAGGACGGTGGCCTGGGTCGGCGACGGCAACAACATGGCCAACACCTGGCTTCAGGCCAGCGAGATCCTGGGCTTCAAGGTGCACGTGAGCACGCCCAGCGGCTACGAGGTCGACCAGTCGATCGCCGGCATCCGCTCGGCCGACAGCTACCAGGTCTTCAAGGACCCGATGGAAGCCTGCCGCGGCGCCGACCTGGTGACCACCGACGTGTGGACCAGCATGGGCTACGAGGCCGAGAACGAGGCCCGCCGCGCCGCCTTCGCCGACTGGTGCGTGGACGAGGAGATGATGCGCGCGGCCCAGCCCGACGCCCTCTTCATGCACTGCTTGCCTGCCCATCGAGGCGAGGAAGTGCAGGCCGAGGTCATTGACGGCCCGCAGTCGGTGGTCTGGGACGAAGCCGAGAACCGCCTGCACGCGCAGAAGGCGCTGATGGAGTTCCTGCTGCTCGGCCGCCAGGCTGGCTGA